The nucleotide sequence GACAATGCTGATTTCTCGCGCTTACAGCTCCTTTCTTCCCCTGGATTTGGTATTTATCAGATGACAAAGGGTCTGCTCCTTTAAAAGCACTTAAATTAAATGCTCCTGTGCTCCGCTCTGAGCTAACAGCCCGTCTGGTCTGCATGCGGCACTTGGGTGAATGGCCCACTATCAAACCGCCGGGCACAGACGCAGGCCGGGCCAGCAGACAGACCGAGGCTTTCTTTCACTCTGAGTGTCCCCAAGGGCTTCCCGTACAATAGTCTGCAAGCTCTCTCCACAATGACAATAGGATCACAATCAGGGTGGAGCTGGTGGAGAGTGCGGGGGACCTAGGCCCCCCTCACCGCCCCCCTGCCCAGCGGCCCAGGGATGGAGCTAAGGGAGGGGGCTCACTCCAGCCCTGGGTCATCACTAACTTTgcctgtgggcctcagtttccccacctgtccAGGTGGGAGAGAGGACCTAAGAGGTGGGAGAGGAGACCGTCATCAGCCGAGGAGGTTAGGCCCCTTCCAGGCTGGCCGCTGGAGGGAGGGTGAGGCGCAAGCCTGTGCACGTCCTGCCCGGGAGCCTCTCTCGGGCAGGCAGGACAGCGCCTGGCGTCTCCCTGGCCGGCCCCTGGCACCACCGTCCTAGTCCAGCCGCTGAGGGCCCTTTACCGTGTCCCCCCTGTTgttctgcagctccccctgtcAGCACGGAGGCACCTGCGTGGATGACGAGGGCCGGGCCTCCCATGCCTCCTGCCTGTGCCCCCCTGGCTTCTCCGGCAATTTCTGCGAGATCGTGGCCAACAGCTGCATCCCCAACCCGTGCGAGAACCAGGGCATCTGCACCGACATCGGGGGCGACTTCCGCTGCCGATGCCCCGCCGGCTTCGTGGACAAGACCTGCAGCCGCCCCGTGGGGAACTGCGCCTCCGACCCGTGCCTCAACGGGGGCACCTGCTGGCAGCACACCCAGGTGAGGTACGAGTGTGTGTGCAAGCCCGAGTTCACGGGCCCCCTCTGTGGCCGGAAGCGCGCCCCGAGCCCCCAGCAGGTCACCCGTCTGCCCAGCGGGTACGGGCTCACCTACCGCCTGACCCCCGGGGTGCACGAGCTGCCGGTGCCCCAGCCCGAGCACCGCATCCTCAAGGTGTCCATGAAGGAGCTCAACAAGAACACCCCCCTCCTCTCCGAGGGCCAGGCCATCTGCTTCACGGTCCTGGGCGTGCTGACCAGTCTGGTGGTGCTGGGCACCGTGGGTATCGTCTTCCTCAACAAGTGTGAGGCCTGGGTGTCCAACCTGCGCTACAGCCGGAGGCTGCGGCAGAAGAAGAACCTGCTGCTTCGTTACAACAGCGGCGAGGACCTCGCGGTCAACATCATCTTCCCCGAGAAGATCGACATGGCCACCTTCACCAAGGAGGCCGGCGAAGACGACATCTAAGCAGCGTCCCCGCCGGCCCCTCTCTGTTCTCGGGGTCCCGCAGAGCTCACTCTATGCGGTCTGTTCTCCTCTTTGTGGTGGAATTTGCTCTATTTTGTGTCGAATCTGGTGAACGCTACGCTTGCCTGTCTTACCTTTGTGTTGCTCTGTGACAAGTGCCGCGCGCCCAGAGCGTCGTCTTTCTCTCTTAATGCATGATCGAGAAACAATAATAAGAATTTCATCTTTAAACGAGTAAAAGATATAAGTATGTTATTCTAAACTTTAACTTAAAatcaaaaagaccaaaaaaaaacaaggcaacgATGCCGGGACTCGGCGCCGACACCCCTCCCCGGAGGGGTCTCGGCCACGGTCCTCGTGAAACCGTTACGAGTGCTGTGCATGACCACCCACTGTGACAAAGGCGAAAAATCTCTTCGTTCGTTCGTCCTCACACGCCACGTCCAACGCGCACTCACATCAAGTCCAACACCGCAACCTTTAGATCTTTCCGATTGAGTTGAGATTTTGCAGAGTGCGGCGGCCGTGTGTCAGGCAGAGAGCGCGCCCCGGGTTGGCTGCTGGGGGGGGGCCGGGACCTCGTCCCAGCCCTGCCACTGACTCGCTGTGTGATCCTTGGCGAGCCCCCCCGCCCATCCCCACCCCGGGCCCacttcttccctcccccgcccctcgaGGGAGGGGGCTGGAACGCAGTGACCATCCGAGTTCTCTCTGGCTCTGAAAGTCTGAACGAGGAACGAAGGGGTATGAACCAAAACAGGTCCTGACCCTAAACATGAGGATCTGATGATGACGGGGTCTCGTCCCGGGACCCACGGGTTTTGGCCTATCCTGGAGGCACACTTGACGTTTTGAGATCGATCCTTGCTGCCTCTCTCAAAGTGGGGAGCCTCCTGGCTCGCTTTCGGTCTGGAAGCCATCAGCCCCCTTTGAGTCACACAGTGCAGCCTGACGTTGCCCACTTGGGCAACCCCCAGCCACCCCTAAATCCTCAGCACTTTACCTGCCTTCCCTGTAGCTTAGAGATGTCCCTTGAAATTTAAATGCCCCTTGAACCGCAAGTGCCCCCCTGGCGATATCTGAGCAGCAACACATCCTCACCAAGGTTTGCACAGGGTTTAGTGGGAAATTGTCGCTCGTGGGGCGTCTCCTAGTTCTGTGGTCCCAGGTCCCAGACCTTGGTCTACACAACTGTGGATTTAATTTGTGTTGCTGAGTTAATAACTCTCAGATCCCGGAAGACCTAGCCAGCTTCTGAATtataaatttgacttttttttaaaaaagagcatctatcttttttgcaaaaatagaaagaaataggaCAGAGCTCTGTTTAGCTTTCCGACTCTTTGGGGTTGGACAGCTAAACAGCCCTTCGGTACCAGTGAGAaatattttgcttcttaaattattTGGATAGGAAGCTATAGTCTCAGCTTTGTTGAGTATTACCTGCCGAGTTTACCTTGCTCCGAGTATTTATTTCCaaatcatcatcaccatcttcCTGGTCATTCAAGTCAtccccacacacacacggacatgCGTCACCGTCACTGTACAACCATTGATCGTCACCTTCAGCCTCCGACCGCTGCCCCTGTCCCTCATCATCCTGAGTCAGAGCACGACTGTCATGTCCTCCAGCTCTCTGTGCCCCACCCAAGCCCCTGTCCCCATCGCTCCCAGTCCCCAagcccctcccaccctgcccccctgTCCCTGGTCCTCTGCAGGCAGAGGCCTGTCACCGCTtgagccctcccacccccacagctCTCGCCCAAGTCCCTTCCTCACCGGCCTGCCTCCGGGCAGTTTATCCTCAACCCTAAGACCCTGACACCCTTGCCCGCCACGCCTCCCACCCCAAGCTCCcgtgcccctccccttcctgccctcaCGCCCCGCCACCCCGCCCCTGGACTCGGAGAGCGCCCGCCCCACGTCCCTTCTCCCCCATGTCATTCAGTCATCATCTCGTCTCATCCTGAGTTcgttttgagagagaaaaaacttaaaaagagaacaaaaaagaacCATTGGCATGGCCGGGCGGGCGTCTGGCACCCCCGCCCGGCCTCTCTCGCGTGAGACCTTGACCGAGTCTGCCAACTGTTCTGACCCAGTTTCCCCAAACACAAAATTCTGAGATTGGCCCAACTGATTCGGTTCTCCTTCCACGCTTTCCATCTCCGTGCTGTCAAGAGCAGCGCCCCTGCCCCCCCATCCTCTCCACACCGACGACATGGGAAAGCATCCCAGTGTCGCTCCTCGACCCCCTCCCCATCCGTCCACCAACTCATCCTCCATTCATTCGATCAGGAAGCATTTCCAGCACCTGCTGCGTGCAAGGCAGCGTGCCGGGAGCTGTGCGGCTCGCAGGATGAGGGCAGTCTGGGGGGGAGTGGACACGCCCGTGTCCCCAGGAAGCCAAGCAGTGCAGGTAAAATGCCGTGGGAGCAGGGGAGTCCTGACCAGACGCCCTTACAGCCCGACCATCATACCTACCCACGTGACAGATTATCTCTTACCAGCACACAACGAGGCCACCCCACCCAAATTCCACCACGCCCACTCGCACGCATCCCGCGAAATCAGAACGGTGTCCGCAGCCTCGACACGGTCTTCACGTCATGCAGAAATGGTCCAGTCCATCCTTTATGGGGTAACCAGATTCTGCTGAGAGTGTTGGGATCTTTGGCTGCCCAAGCGCACCTCGTGTGTGTTTGGAGTAGTGTGTAGTTTACGAAACAAACGGAGAAGCTCAAAGACAGCTGTCGAAGACGTGACCACCATTCGGTCCCAAAATTGAGAGAGGAGGAGGCGTGATGATCTTTTCTGTAaccaaaacatttcaaaaatgtcaatGACGCTCTTTTTAGCTTTCCCGTTTCCTTAAACCAGACAAgcaaaaaattttgtttattgaaaaataaacaaaacccaaggGCTattggtgtgtttctttgatttgctGTGCGCTGGGCTACCGCGGTCCCTTCCCGCGGGCGGCCTTGGCCCCGAGCAAGCGGCGTCAGGGGCCCATGCTTTGGAGGGCCCTGCTGGGGCCCAGGCTGGCCCTTCCCACGAGGGGAGGAGACCACAGGCTAAGGGCTGAGCacttccctccccccgccccttccaGATATACTCTGGGTGCCTAGAGCATGGATATTTCCTGCCCAATTGGCCCCAGCTCTTCCTTGGCTCTGTTTAGAACAGTGGCTGTGGGTGGGGGGTGCGGAGGGAGCTGGGGCTCCgcggagagggggagggacaaggggTTCCACACACAAGTGGGCCAGAGGCGAGGGTAGGCTCTCCTACCCACCAGGTCCCGGCCCAGAGCTCCTGGGTAGGGTCCCAGAATGTCACGCTGTTCTGGTCCTTCCAGAACTTAGTGCGGTTGGCATTGGACTTTGTTTGGTAGTGAGAGGGACTCAGAGGCACATCAGTATACAAGCCCCATTTAGACTCCTGGGCATGGGCTGCGAGGGACCTGCCTGTCTTACCACCCTGGCCTCGGGCCACAGGCTTGCACACTCAGTGCACTCTCAGCGCACCCTCTTGAGTCCTGGAGTGCTGACACTGCTCAAGCCTGCCCCCCTACCCGAAAGGGGTCCCCTGGACCCTTCCTCCTGGACACAGGGGCTGCAGTTCTTATCCCGGCTGGCCCAAGAGGTCACCCTGGGGCAGGGTCCCTTCCCCTACTTCCTCCCACCGCCTGTCCCTGCCCTCTACGGCTCTCCTCGGCCGGGCCACTGCCACGGCCCACCCGGCTGGCCAGCCTGGATCCGGGTATCCCTGagctgcctccttcctcctctcccaccggCTCTCCCTTCTGTGCTGCTCTGCTCTCAGCTGGTGGGTCGGGGTCCTGTCAAGGCCGGGGACACATGGGAGGGACAGACCGGGGGCTACAACCTCAGACATGGAGGCTATTCTGCAAAGTGTAGGAAAAGAAGGTAATGAAGCTGAGGTAACAAACGTAGAAACTTCTAAGAAAGGGATGAGTTTTCCAGGAGAAATAACAAAATGGGGCCGGCAGGAAAGGCCAGTTACTTGGAGGAGACCCCCAAGGTGGGCCAGCTGTGTGTTGCCCGACTCGGGGTCCAGAACTTTTGTCCCTTTGAGAGAAGGTGGTGCCTGAACAGAGGTACAGCTGCAgagcaatgagaaagaaaagatgaagccttcccaattctctctctctttttaaaaaagattttatttatttatttgacagagagagacacggtgagagagagaacacaagcagggggattgggagagggagaagcaggtatcCTGtacagcagagagcccgatgaggggctcgatcccaggaccctgagatcatgacctgagccgaaggcagcggcttaacccactgagccatgcaggtgccccttttcaaTTCTTTTTCCAAAGCTAGGTGAACCCCAGTGTTCAAACCTGACAAAGTCAACGGAAGGAGAGGAAAGCCACTGTCCTTACTCCCAAACAGAGAGACGAACGTCCTCAGTGAAATAACAGAAGcaggcaaacatttaaaaaaaaaaaaaaaaaaatcgtgacCAAGTAGAGCATTTTCTGGGAAagcaaatataatttaatattaatcaaCAGATTCATAGGCCGTGAACTCTGGAGAGGCCCCAGGAGGGAGGAAACCATGGCAGATCACAGGTGACCTGGCCCGGAGAAAGCCAGGTGGACGATCTCTGGGTGATTGATTGGGGCTGAAAAAAGGAGTATGACCTTGGAAACTGGGtgctgtggtggtggggggtgtgaGGAGGACCCCAGAAGGGGGAAGGCCCAACCGTGGGGCAGCTGGGGTCAGCATGGGGGACACACATCAGGAGAGGCTGTGGTCGTGAGGGGTGACCCACGGTGCCCCCAGTGCAGAGCCAGCCAGGAACATAGCCAGTGATCTCCAGGTTCAGGAAGAGACGAGCGCTGCCCGTGGGCAGCAGGTGTACCGACTTCCCGGGAGGATACGAGGAGGGGTGCAGCTGGACGGGGATCGAAGAGAAGGTGGCCCCCAGCACGGAGCCACTTCAGGTTGGAGCCCTGTTCGTGACAGCCCGTGGGTCCGGGGCCGTCCGCCCAGCCAGCGACTGACCCCGCCGTGCTTCTGACGCGAGTGTCTGTGGCTTTCTCCCCTTTagccactctctccctctgctgaagAGGAAAACATTCGCCCCACTTTTCCCATCCGAGACCCTCCGTTGTCCACAGCAGGGAGGAGGCGAAGACCCAGCggccccctcacccccatccctCACTGGGTCAGGAGCTCCCAGCAACGTCGGGACTGCCGAGGGCTCTGTCCTGAAGCCGGAGCGGCCCCAGGCGTTGCTGTGCTGGGACCAGCGAAGATGCAAACGTAAGGACGGACTAAATTTCAGCCCCCCAAAATAagtcaaaagataaaaaaaagaataccatgtCAAAGGAATTGGTGCCAGAAAGAAGTAGATGATATgcattcctgatttttaaaaaaatatatatctaagcAAACTGGGAAAGAGTGCATATATCCTTAATGTCATGAAGAATGTCTATCTTCAGCCATGTTTACTATCCTACTGGTGCATAAAACCAAGGGCAGGTGAGGCCACATCTTACACCCAGCAGCGAAGGGCTCTGGCTCTAGAGTCAGTGAGCCTGGCTTTGCACATGGCTCTGTCCCTGAGCCACCGACCCACACCCCCATCGGCAACGAGCAGCACCTCAGTCGGCTCTGACAACTAGACCAAAATGCCATAGCCCTGGGACTTCTATGACAGACACTTTTCTCTCACAGTTGCGGGTAGTCACATTCTAGTCGAAGGCCCTCTGCCTGGCTTGGAGATGGCCACCATCTTGCTGTGTCCttaggaggaagagagaaagagacagaacttGCACTCTCTGCTGGCTTCTTACAAGGGCACAAGTCCCATCCTGGGAGCCTTGTGACCTCCCCAAAGCCCCAACTCCAAGTACCATCACACCGGGGGCTTGAGCTCtatggggccgggggtgggggtggggatacaTTCAGTCCACAGCACGCAGATAAGGAGAGCAATCCTTCCACTGTTGTTCTAGAACTTCTAGCCCACGTAATAGATAAGAAAACCCAAAAAGCCTGAGGTCCGGAAAGGAGATCACATGATGATTGAAGAATGATATTATTGTCTGACACGAAAACTCAAGAGAATGATCTAAAGTGAACACGAAAGTTAGCAAGAAGGTGCACGTCCCCAACTTATCCAAAAGCCTGTATACCAGTAGTATGTCCAAAAATTATAATGATGTACGATCCCAATGTTATAAAGATGTTAATTATCCCCCAAATTAATGTATAGctttaatgttatttattgatATTCAATCACTAGACACTACGGGtcctgtgctcgcttcggcacaGTGAAGGGTCAAGCTGCGCCATCAGGTATTAAGCAGAAAACCATATGAGTAAAAATCACTCAGGACAGATGCACAGCACTGGTTTCCTGAAgaggggacagacagacagatgcttGCCTGGATGGCAGCTTGGTAGGAATCTAATCTCTAGCCTCAACCGCTTATTTACAAATGTGGAAACTAAGACAAAAGATTCATGAGCCTCAAGTCCTCCCTTGAGGACAACTTTGTCCCTTGGGAGATGTTTGACAATGTGTGGagtctttttttcattgtcaaAGCTGGACGGGGTGTGATTGGCCCCCGATGGGTAGAGACCACTGATGCTGTCACCCAGCTGACAAAGACGAGACAATCCGCTTAACATAGAATTATTTGGCCCCAAATGGAGATTGTGCCCAGGTAGAGAAACCCTGGTCCAGGTTGATGGATCAGGGACGAATCCACGGCAGCGCCATGTTGAGTGCCTCAGGTCCAAGTCGGCGGAGCTGTATAACGTACACACAACGTTGTGCCAGTTTCAGGCGTCCGACGTGATGACGTGATGACGTGATGTGCttgtatattgcaaaataatcacTGCTGTGAGGTTGGTTGACACACCCTTCACTTCTCATCATTACCCTTTGGTTGTAGTGGGGACAACAGTTCAGATCCACTCTCCAGGTGACTTTCAAGGGTACAATTCAGTATTGTCACCTCTAGTCACGACACTGCACGGGGCTCCTGGACTTCACCGTGATAACTGGTGCTTTGTCCCCCTCGGCCAGCATCTCCTTGTTCCCCCACCTGCACCTCTGGTATCACCCACCTACTCTCTATTTCTAGGAGTTCAGCTTCGTCCGATCACATagcctttgtctttctcttacttcgTTTAGACTTACACCCTCAGGACTCATCCGTGTTTTCACAAAGGACTCCCCTCCTTTTCACGGCTGATCAATGCCCCGTTGTGACTATGCTGTGGATCTCTCCATCCGTCTCTTTTTGTACATTTTCCTTATCTACCCACCATTGTGGACACTTAGGTTCTGTCCATGTTTTACTTATTGTAAATCTGCAATGAAACGGGAGTGCGTGTGTCGCTTCGAGATGGTGATTTTATCCCTTTTGGATATGTGGCCACACCTCAGAGATACTGTGGGcttggttccagaccaccacaataaggCAAATGCTGCATGAAACCCATCAATGTATTTTTCGGTTTCccgttgcattttttttttttttatcctcaaCTTTAATTATGATTCAGAAAAAACTTAAGTCAATAACTTTCTCTGAAAAAATATGCTGACTGTAGGTAGTCTGCAGTCATTTGA is from Mustela lutreola isolate mMusLut2 chromosome 7, mMusLut2.pri, whole genome shotgun sequence and encodes:
- the DLK1 gene encoding protein delta homolog 1 isoform X2, whose translation is MSVPPRACDSSPARRPEPDPRQRRSRDRDPGRPAMTATAALLPVLLLLLAFGHSVHGAECFPACHPQNGFCEDDNVCRCQPGWQGPLCDQCVTFPGCVNGLCVEPWQCICDDGWDGNLCDRDVRACASTPCANNGTCTNLDSGQYECSCAPGFSGKDCQKKDGPCVINGSPCQHGGTCVDDEGRASHASCLCPPGFSGNFCEIVANSCIPNPCENQGICTDIGGDFRCRCPAGFVDKTCSRPVGNCASDPCLNGGTCWQHTQGQAICFTVLGVLTSLVVLGTVGIVFLNKCEAWVSNLRYSRRLRQKKNLLLRYNSGEDLAVNIIFPEKIDMATFTKEAGEDDI
- the DLK1 gene encoding protein delta homolog 1 isoform X3; protein product: MSVPPRACDSSPARRPEPDPRQRRSRDRDPGRPAMTATAALLPVLLLLLAFGHSVHGAECFPACHPQNGFCEDDNVCRCQPGWQGPLCDQCVTFPGCVNGLCVEPWQCICDDGWDGNLCDRDVRACASTPCANNGTCTNLDSGQYECSCAPGFSGKDCQKKDGPCVINGSPCQHGGTCVDDEGRASHASCLCPPGFSGNFCEIVANSCIPNPCENQGICTDIGGDFRCRCPAGFVDKTCSRPVGNCASDPCLNGGTCWQHTQAICFTVLGVLTSLVVLGTVGIVFLNKCEAWVSNLRYSRRLRQKKNLLLRYNSGEDLAVNIIFPEKIDMATFTKEAGEDDI
- the DLK1 gene encoding protein delta homolog 1 isoform X1; this encodes MSVPPRACDSSPARRPEPDPRQRRSRDRDPGRPAMTATAALLPVLLLLLAFGHSVHGAECFPACHPQNGFCEDDNVCRCQPGWQGPLCDQCVTFPGCVNGLCVEPWQCICDDGWDGNLCDRDVRACASTPCANNGTCTNLDSGQYECSCAPGFSGKDCQKKDGPCVINGSPCQHGGTCVDDEGRASHASCLCPPGFSGNFCEIVANSCIPNPCENQGICTDIGGDFRCRCPAGFVDKTCSRPVGNCASDPCLNGGTCWQHTQVRYECVCKPEFTGPLCGRKRAPSPQQVTRLPSGYGLTYRLTPGVHELPVPQPEHRILKVSMKELNKNTPLLSEGQAICFTVLGVLTSLVVLGTVGIVFLNKCEAWVSNLRYSRRLRQKKNLLLRYNSGEDLAVNIIFPEKIDMATFTKEAGEDDI